In Parus major isolate Abel chromosome 1, Parus_major1.1, whole genome shotgun sequence, the following proteins share a genomic window:
- the LOC107203290 gene encoding OX-2 membrane glycoprotein-like — MTFQILVLCLTYSGLGEANVLPQEHKKVRMGDSATLSCALTKPMDVVQVTWQKDSEDFRDNTHDNIATYSTSNGLKIHKPYEDRMNFTSLELNKTSITFWVTRMDDSGCYKCVFNAFPLGPFSATTCLSVFGLNASVHHNISEGHLIAICNADGFPEPTITWNNMFNSTPTQKIVKHKNGIVSITSKLEIYNIQSIKAQDLTCRVNNTDETFELPVKIGEEKGSSLLWLVIIAVLLVVITVLILITLFWRKILCRRN, encoded by the exons ATGACTTTTCAAATTCTGGTATTGTGTTTGACATACTCTGGGCTTGGAGAAGCAAATG TGCTCCCACAGGAACACAAAAAAGTGAGGATGGGTGACAGTGCGACTCTGAGCTGTGCCCTGACAAAACCCATGGATGTTGTGCAAGTGACATGGCAAAAGGACTCAGAAGATTTCCGTGACAATACACATGACAATATAGCTACATACAGTACAAGTAACGGATTGAAGATTCACAAGCCCTATGAAGACAGAATGAATTTCACAAGTTTGGAACTCAACAAGACAAGCATAACTTTTTGGGTCACTAGAATGGATGATTCCGGATGTTACAAGTGTGTCTTCAATGCTTTCCCTTTGGGCCCCTTCTCAGCGACCACCTGCCTGAGTGTTTTTG GTCTTAATGCATCTGTCCATCACAACATTTCTGAAGGTCATTTGATAGCCATCTGTAATGCTGATGGCTTCCCAGAGCCCACAATCACCTGGAACAACATGTTCAATTCTACTCCTACACAGAAGATAGTCAAGCACAAAAATGGGATTGTGTCCATCACGAGTAAACTGGAAATCTACAACATTCAGAGCATCAAGGCACAGGATTTGACCTGCAGAGTAAACAACACAGATGAAACATTTGAATTGCCTGTGAAAATAGGAGAAG aaaagggATCATCATTGCTTTGGCTGGTGATTATTGCGGTGCTTCTAGTAGTCATCACAGTTCTGATTCTGATTACACTGTTCTGGAGGAAGATCCTGTGCAGGAGGAATTGA